One stretch of Gopherus flavomarginatus isolate rGopFla2 chromosome 2, rGopFla2.mat.asm, whole genome shotgun sequence DNA includes these proteins:
- the LOC127043702 gene encoding uncharacterized protein LOC127043702, with product MGTRMAPQYANIFMADLEQRFLSSRPLTPLLYLRYIDDIFIIWTHGKETLEKFHHDFNSFHSTINLSLDQSTREVHFLDTTVQISDGHINTTLYRKPTDRYAYLHASSFHPGHITRSIVYSQALRYNRICSDPSDRDQHLQNLHQAFSKLQYPQEEIRKQINRARRVPRSLLLQDKPKRETNRTPLAITYSPQLKPLQRIIKDLQPILDNDPTLSQALGGRPILAHRQPANLKHILTSDCTPHHNNSSSGTNPCNKPRCQLCPHIYTSDTITGPNQISHTITGSFTCTSTNVIYAIICQQCPSAMYIGQTGQSLRKRINGHKSDIRNGNIQKPVGEHFNLPGHTIADLKVAILQQKNFRTRLQRETAELQFICKFDTISSGLNKDCEWLANYRTSFSSLGFHTSTARTGPHPP from the coding sequence atgggcacccgcatggccccacaatatgccaatatcttcatggccgacctggaacaacgcttcctcagctctcgtccactcacaccccttctctatctacgctacattgatgacatcttcatcatctggacccatgggaaggagactctggaaaaattccaccatgatttcaacagcttccactccaccatcaacctcagcctggaccaatctacacgggaggtccactttcttgacaccacggtgcaaataagtgatggtcacattaacaccaccctatatcgaaaacccaccgaccgctatgcctaccttcatgcctccagcttccatcccgggcacatcacacgatccattgtctacagccaagcactgaggtacaaccgcatctgctctgacccctcagacagagaccaacacctacaaaatctccaccaagcattctcaaaactacaatacccgcaagaggaaataaggaaacagatcaacagagccagacgtgtacccagaagcctcctactgcaagacaaacccaagagagaaaccaacaggactccactggccatcacatacagcccccagctaaaacccctccaacgcatcatcaaggatctacaacccatcctggacaatgatcccacactttcacaggccttgggtggcaggccaatccttgcccacagacaacctgccaacctgaaacatattctcaccagtgactgcacaccacaccataataactctagctcaggaaccaatccatgcaacaaacctcgatgccaactctgcccacatatctacaccagcgacaccatcacaggacctaaccagatcagccacaccatcaccggttcattcacctgcacatccaccaatgtaatatacgccatcatatgccagcaatgcccctctgctatgtacatcggccaaactggacagtctctacggaaaaggataaatggacacaaatcagacattaggaatggcaatatacaaaaacctgtaggagagcacttcaacctccctggccacactatagcagaccttaaggtggccatcctgcagcaaaaaaacttcaggaccagacttcaaagagaaactgctgagcttcagttcatctgcaaatttgacaccatcagctcaggattgaacaaagactgtgaatggcttgccaattacagaaccagtttctcctctcttggttttcacacctcaactgctagaacagggcctcatcctccctga